The following proteins are encoded in a genomic region of Lactiplantibacillus plantarum:
- the yaaA gene encoding S4 domain-containing protein YaaA, whose translation MKQPIDIKTPYMTLGQLLKETAIIGSGGQAKWFLKETTVLVNGEPDDRRGRKLYPGDTIEVEDNGSFFIRSNQETTD comes from the coding sequence GTGAAACAGCCAATAGATATTAAAACCCCATATATGACGTTGGGGCAACTCTTAAAAGAAACGGCCATCATTGGATCGGGTGGTCAGGCGAAGTGGTTCTTAAAAGAAACAACCGTGTTAGTTAATGGTGAACCAGATGATCGGCGGGGTCGGAAACTTTATCCAGGCGATACGATTGAAGTTGAAGACAACGGGTCATTTTTTATTCGCTCAAATCAAGAAACGACTGATTAG